A part of Candidatus Deferrimicrobium borealis genomic DNA contains:
- a CDS encoding 4'-phosphopantetheinyl transferase superfamily protein, with amino-acid sequence MTRLEPMGAAAAQDRQEGIVQAVRLVPCGSVVFYASVPGTSATSTGCATRRTENRRRLVTILWEHLRAEEGPLWKRPHFSNRVALPVRLVHDPLGRPHLLVGEHRGPAISFSTAGEEVWAALCGDASDIGIDVAGSAEFQDGYPVHRVFHVRELHQALELAGGDLAQAAALLWSAKEAVVKALGCAFHLVNPRDIQVYPSEVEEGGPAFSVRLSGKALERFPLADRRPITVRSLPRAGTWLSIAALNFPRHRGPRTHTGYSSKMTL; translated from the coding sequence ATGACGCGACTCGAACCGATGGGGGCGGCCGCTGCGCAGGATCGCCAGGAAGGAATCGTTCAGGCTGTGCGTCTCGTTCCTTGCGGGAGCGTCGTCTTCTATGCCTCCGTGCCGGGGACCTCCGCAACCTCCACCGGATGCGCAACCCGTCGGACGGAAAACCGCCGGCGGCTCGTCACCATCCTCTGGGAACACCTTCGGGCAGAGGAAGGTCCTCTTTGGAAACGCCCCCATTTCTCCAACCGGGTCGCACTCCCGGTTCGGCTGGTCCACGATCCGCTGGGCCGGCCCCATCTCCTGGTGGGAGAACATCGGGGCCCGGCCATCTCCTTCAGCACGGCGGGCGAAGAAGTCTGGGCCGCCCTCTGCGGCGACGCGTCGGATATCGGCATCGATGTGGCCGGAAGCGCCGAATTCCAGGATGGCTACCCCGTGCACCGGGTCTTCCACGTACGGGAGCTTCACCAGGCGTTGGAGTTGGCAGGCGGAGACCTGGCCCAGGCCGCGGCGCTTCTCTGGTCTGCCAAGGAAGCCGTCGTCAAGGCACTGGGCTGCGCCTTTCATCTTGTAAACCCGCGGGACATCCAGGTCTATCCGTCGGAAGTAGAGGAAGGCGGGCCTGCCTTTTCCGTGCGCTTGTCGGGGAAAGCTCTGGAGCGGTTCCCCTTGGCCGACCGCCGGCCCATCACGGTACGTTCGCTGCCCCGGGCCGGGACGTGGCTTTCCATCGCCGCCTTGAATTTCCCGCGGCATCGGGGACCGAGAACTCACACCGGTTATTCTAGTAAGATGACATTATGA
- a CDS encoding aminotransferase class I/II-fold pyridoxal phosphate-dependent enzyme encodes MSVQDQIHVRSRQLPGHLIRVLRRHADERPQQPAFVHLLNGQADHASLTYAQLDRRARAIAACLQDMGFAGQCVLLVYPPGLDFITAFFGCLYAGCVAVPTYPPHRHRMLERFQAVAADAGARIALSNASGAAQFQAMMEAETNGQAVPSSQLSWLATDEIPDPLAERWEEPVLAPDTLAMLQYTSGSTSRPKGVMVSHGNLMANIRAIHQAFGVQYEDSSVFWLPMYHDMGLVGGVLVPVFNGSTTVSISPATFLQSPITWLAAISKYRATISGGPNFAYDLCVRKITDEQRAILDLSSWALAFVGAEPIEPGTLERFAAAFAPCGFQPSAFYPCYGLAEATLMVCGPRRGSGATVGTFRETALTENRVEPVPDDAPQARRLVACGSPVGDLRVLIVDPHSRAEGALGRVGEIWVAGASVGQGYWHKPGQTRRSFDARLSDTGGGPFLRTGDLGFLREGQLYVTGRLDDLIIVRGMNRYPQDIEATARGSHPLLESGYGAAFIADGHGRQRLVLVQEVARRGENDLTPALDAIRRAVLDEHGLALDAIVLVRSGTILRTSSGKIQRHACRAAFLAGELKALAEHSGLPVDPAGPSAVLRPGAEDAGSSPTHPASPSWQAALAAVRQHARALAGAALPDLTPDTPLAALGLDSLQRLSLAANLEKTFGGCLPETVFSQARTLEDLVQAVQKHLIDGPRPDVPADRIPPECYDFVRFPEYGELKRQERMLQTAGGDNPYFRVDQGGAGSAPCIEGRRFVNFSVYDYVGLAHDPEVAAASKAAIDRYGPSAGASRLVSGEKQVHRDLEQALTAFLGTPAAIVFVSGHATNVTTIGHLLGPDDLILHDILAHNSIVQGAMLAGASHRAFAHNDWQALDILLSEVRHRYRRVLIAIEGVYSMDGDFPELPRFLELRKKHKTLLLVDEAHSLGTLGATGRGIGEHWGVARSDVDLWMGTLSKSLASCGGYIAGSTELVEYLKYTAPGFVYSVGLSPPSAAAALAALTILQREPWRVARLRELATLFLKLARERGLDTGSAAGTPVVPVIVGSSVKALRLSRALFDRGINVHPILPPAVPDRSARLRFFITTNHSEAQIRATVSAVADELAKLQRNRNDSPIYDEPR; translated from the coding sequence GTGTCGGTTCAAGACCAAATCCACGTTCGTTCGCGTCAGCTTCCCGGCCACCTGATCCGCGTGCTGCGCCGCCACGCCGACGAACGCCCGCAGCAACCGGCCTTCGTCCATCTGCTCAACGGCCAGGCCGATCACGCCAGTCTGACCTACGCCCAGCTCGATCGGCGAGCCCGAGCCATCGCGGCTTGCTTGCAGGACATGGGCTTTGCCGGCCAGTGCGTGCTGCTGGTCTATCCGCCCGGCCTCGACTTCATTACGGCTTTCTTCGGCTGCCTGTACGCCGGTTGCGTGGCGGTTCCGACCTACCCGCCGCATCGCCACCGCATGCTCGAGCGCTTCCAGGCCGTCGCCGCCGATGCCGGGGCCCGCATCGCCCTGAGCAACGCCTCGGGCGCGGCTCAGTTCCAAGCCATGATGGAAGCGGAAACCAACGGTCAAGCGGTCCCTTCCTCCCAGCTCTCGTGGCTCGCCACCGACGAGATTCCCGACCCCTTGGCCGAGCGCTGGGAAGAACCGGTCCTCGCCCCCGACACGCTGGCCATGCTCCAGTACACCTCCGGCTCGACCAGCCGGCCCAAGGGCGTCATGGTCAGTCACGGGAACCTCATGGCCAACATCCGCGCCATCCATCAGGCGTTCGGCGTACAGTACGAGGACAGCAGCGTGTTCTGGCTGCCCATGTACCATGACATGGGGCTGGTGGGCGGCGTTCTGGTCCCGGTGTTCAACGGTTCGACAACCGTTTCCATCTCGCCGGCCACGTTCCTCCAGAGCCCCATCACCTGGCTGGCCGCCATCAGCAAGTACCGGGCCACCATCTCCGGCGGGCCCAACTTCGCGTACGATCTTTGTGTTCGCAAGATCACCGACGAACAGCGTGCCATCCTCGACCTTTCCTCCTGGGCCCTGGCCTTCGTCGGCGCCGAACCCATCGAGCCCGGAACGCTCGAACGCTTCGCCGCCGCGTTCGCCCCCTGCGGCTTCCAACCCAGCGCCTTTTATCCCTGCTACGGTTTGGCGGAGGCGACGCTCATGGTCTGCGGCCCGAGGCGCGGCAGCGGCGCGACCGTCGGGACCTTCCGCGAGACGGCGCTGACCGAGAACCGCGTCGAGCCCGTGCCCGACGATGCGCCGCAGGCTCGTCGCCTGGTGGCCTGCGGATCGCCCGTCGGCGATCTACGCGTGCTGATCGTCGACCCGCACAGCCGCGCGGAAGGTGCCCTCGGCCGCGTGGGCGAAATCTGGGTTGCCGGCGCGTCGGTCGGCCAGGGCTACTGGCACAAGCCCGGCCAGACCCGCCGTTCCTTCGACGCCCGGTTGAGCGACACGGGCGGAGGCCCGTTTCTGCGGACCGGCGACCTGGGCTTCCTGCGCGAGGGCCAACTCTACGTCACCGGCCGGCTGGACGACCTGATCATCGTTCGCGGCATGAACCGCTATCCGCAGGATATCGAGGCCACCGCCCGCGGTAGCCACCCGCTGCTGGAATCCGGCTATGGGGCCGCTTTCATCGCGGACGGTCACGGGCGCCAGCGCCTTGTTCTGGTGCAGGAGGTCGCCAGGAGGGGTGAGAACGATTTGACGCCGGCGCTGGATGCGATCCGCCGGGCGGTGCTCGATGAACATGGCCTGGCCCTGGATGCGATCGTGCTGGTGCGCAGCGGTACGATTCTCAGGACCTCCAGCGGCAAGATCCAGCGCCATGCCTGTCGCGCGGCATTCCTCGCCGGGGAACTCAAGGCCCTCGCCGAACACTCTGGTTTGCCGGTCGACCCTGCTGGCCCGAGCGCCGTCCTCCGCCCTGGCGCCGAAGATGCGGGGTCTTCCCCGACGCATCCCGCCTCGCCCTCATGGCAGGCCGCTCTGGCTGCCGTCCGCCAGCACGCCCGCGCCTTGGCAGGCGCAGCTTTGCCCGACCTGACACCGGACACACCCCTTGCCGCCCTGGGCCTGGATTCACTGCAGCGCCTGTCCCTCGCGGCCAATCTGGAGAAGACCTTCGGCGGCTGCCTGCCCGAAACGGTGTTCAGCCAGGCCCGGACGCTGGAGGATCTGGTCCAGGCCGTGCAGAAGCACCTGATCGATGGCCCCAGGCCCGATGTTCCAGCCGACCGGATCCCGCCCGAATGTTACGATTTTGTCCGCTTCCCCGAGTACGGGGAGTTGAAACGTCAGGAGCGCATGTTGCAGACCGCGGGTGGCGATAACCCGTATTTCCGCGTTGACCAGGGTGGAGCCGGAAGCGCACCCTGCATCGAGGGGCGCCGGTTCGTCAACTTCAGCGTCTATGACTACGTCGGCCTGGCCCACGATCCGGAGGTCGCCGCAGCCTCCAAGGCCGCGATCGACCGCTATGGCCCCAGCGCCGGCGCCAGTCGCCTGGTCTCCGGCGAGAAGCAGGTGCATCGCGACCTGGAGCAGGCCCTGACCGCCTTCCTGGGCACCCCGGCCGCGATCGTCTTCGTCTCCGGCCATGCCACCAACGTCACCACCATCGGCCACCTGCTCGGGCCGGACGATCTGATCCTCCACGACATTCTGGCCCACAATTCGATCGTCCAGGGCGCCATGCTTGCCGGCGCTTCGCATCGCGCCTTTGCCCATAACGACTGGCAGGCCCTCGACATCCTGTTGTCCGAAGTGCGCCACCGCTATCGCCGCGTGCTGATCGCCATCGAGGGCGTGTACAGCATGGATGGCGACTTCCCCGAACTGCCACGCTTCCTGGAACTCAGGAAAAAGCACAAGACGCTGCTCCTGGTCGATGAAGCGCACTCGCTGGGCACCCTTGGGGCGACCGGCCGGGGCATCGGCGAGCACTGGGGCGTGGCCCGCTCCGACGTCGACCTGTGGATGGGTACGCTCTCCAAGTCGCTGGCAAGTTGCGGCGGGTACATCGCCGGCTCGACCGAGCTTGTCGAGTACCTCAAGTACACCGCCCCGGGGTTCGTCTACAGCGTGGGCCTCTCCCCGCCCAGCGCCGCTGCGGCCCTGGCCGCCCTGACGATCCTCCAGCGCGAGCCATGGCGCGTGGCCCGGCTGCGCGAGTTGGCGACGCTGTTCCTGAAACTGGCCAGGGAGCGCGGCCTGGACACCGGTTCGGCGGCCGGCACGCCCGTGGTCCCGGTCATCGTCGGAAGCTCGGTCAAGGCCTTGCGCCTGTCACGCGCCTTGTTCGACCGCGGCATCAATGTCCACCCGATTCTGCCCCCGGCAGTGCCCGACCGCTCCGCCCGCCTGCGCTTCTTCATCACCACGAATCACAGCGAGGCGCAAATCCGCGCCACCGTCAGCGCCGTGGCCGACGAACTGGCCAAACTGCAGCGAAATAGAAATGATTCGCCGATTTATGACGAACCGCGCTGA
- a CDS encoding ABC transporter ATP-binding protein — protein sequence MIRRFMTNRAEHVIEVEKLTKRYGDLLAVNDVSFTVRKGEVFALLGPNGAGKTTTVEIIDTIRRPTSGKVRLLGMDVTKKKHDIVPRIGVLPQGFSSFDKITVRETLQFYSRLFRRRNTDVDALIELVNLKEKTKEHYKNLSGGLRQRLGIAIALVNDPEVVFLDEPTTGLDPRARREVWDVLLGLKKKGTTVFLTTHYMEEAELLADTVAIISKGKIIAMGSPGELIESNANYLVLTLQFADEKAFEIVRKMGFEPVQDYRNNIKVRVEHADDVQKMLNAIKDAGTSLHSLDVRKPNLEEVFLKLTGEVLREGPAGGGGAE from the coding sequence ATGATTCGCCGATTTATGACGAACCGCGCTGAACACGTAATCGAAGTCGAGAAACTGACGAAGCGTTACGGGGATTTGCTGGCGGTCAACGACGTATCGTTTACCGTCAGGAAAGGCGAAGTGTTCGCCCTGCTGGGCCCGAACGGGGCCGGCAAGACCACGACCGTCGAGATCATCGATACAATCCGCAGGCCCACGTCGGGAAAAGTGAGACTTCTGGGGATGGATGTCACGAAGAAAAAGCACGACATCGTCCCCCGCATCGGTGTACTCCCGCAGGGGTTCAGCTCGTTCGACAAGATAACGGTCCGGGAGACCTTGCAGTTCTACTCGCGGCTTTTCCGCCGCAGGAACACCGATGTCGACGCACTGATCGAGCTCGTGAACCTCAAGGAAAAAACCAAAGAGCACTACAAGAACCTCTCCGGGGGATTGCGGCAGCGCCTTGGAATCGCGATTGCGCTCGTGAACGACCCCGAGGTCGTATTCCTCGACGAGCCGACGACAGGGCTCGACCCCCGCGCAAGGCGCGAGGTGTGGGACGTCCTGCTGGGTCTGAAGAAGAAGGGGACGACGGTATTTCTCACCACGCACTACATGGAGGAGGCCGAGCTTCTTGCAGACACGGTCGCAATCATCTCGAAGGGGAAGATCATCGCGATGGGCTCTCCCGGGGAGCTCATAGAAAGCAACGCGAACTACCTGGTCCTCACGCTACAGTTCGCCGATGAAAAAGCCTTTGAAATCGTCCGGAAGATGGGCTTCGAGCCGGTCCAAGACTACCGCAACAACATCAAGGTCAGGGTGGAGCACGCGGACGACGTCCAGAAGATGCTGAACGCCATCAAGGACGCCGGGACGTCGTTGCACAGCCTGGACGTTCGCAAGCCCAACCTCGAAGAAGTATTCCTTAAGCTCACCGGCGAGGTGCTCCGCGAAGGCCCCGCCGGGGGAGGGGGGGCGGAATGA